GTTCCCGCTCTTCAGGATCTCGATGCCCTTGCCACCCTTGCCAATCACCATGCCGGGGCGGGCGGTGTAGACGATGACCTTCGCCTTGTTGGCGGCGCGCTCGATCTCCACGCTCGCGACGTTGGCGTTGTAGAGGTAGTCCTTCACAGCGCGCTTGATGCGTAGGTCCTCGTGCAGCCACTTCTGGTAGTGGCCGTCCTCGTACCACTTGCTGGTCCAGGTCTTGATGACTCCGAGCCGGAAGCCGTACGGATGAGTCTTTTGTCCCATCTTATCTATCTCTCCGCGTTCTCTTGAAAGCCTTGGTCAGCGTGCATCCAGCTCGATGCGGATGTGGCTCACGCCTTTTTCGATGCGCGTTGCGCGCCCCATCGCGCGCGGGCGCCAGCGGCGCATGGCTTGAGTCGAGGCCTTGTCGGCGCTGGCGTGGCTCACGTAAAGCGAGTCCACGTCGAGGTCGGGGCGCTTGACCTTCGCGTTGGCGATGGCGCTCGCGAGTAGCTTCTTGACCACGGGTGACGCGGCCTTCGGCACGAAGTCGAGCAGTTGGAGCGCTTCCGCTGCATCGCGGCCGCGAACCAGGTTGATGATCACGCGCGCTTTGCGCACGCTGATTCGCTGGAAGTTGGCATTGGCTCGGCTGATCATCGACTCGACTCCTGATGTCCCCCGCATTGGGGGGGCAGCTCACGAGAGCCCCCGCGCGAAGCATTCCGCGTCGGCGGGGAGAGCTTCCCTGGCGCACGAGTTGTGCGACGGAGAAGCGAGCTAGTCTTCCGGGAGCGCTGGGGCGCCCCCCGCTCGAGACCTTCGCGTGGGTGTTGGGTAGCCCACTTTGCGACCGGCACAGGCCGGGCGCTTTAAAGGACGAACGTCGAGCCGAGTGGCCCGAAAAAGGGGAGCGCTAAGTAGCAGAGCGGTACCCCCTGCGCAAGCCCCGTGATTTCGGGCGGATACTGAATGAAAGCGCAGGCCCAGGGCGAGGGGTGGGAGGCGCGCCCACCGAACGAGTGCAGAAAAGGGGAGCCCTCTGTAATCCTCCGCGTACAATCACGTCAAACAGTGCGTCGGCCTCCGTTCTTGCGGGGGGGCGGCACCCCTAAAGCATCATTAACGGAGGCTTGAAGCATGCGGATCCAGGTCGAAAAGTTCCTGGCCTTGACGGCCTTGTTGGCATCGAGCTCGTTGTTCGGAGCTGGCTGCACGACGGAAGACACGAAGACGGACACTGACGCGGGCGTCTCGGGCGGCGGCGGAGCCGGCGGGTCCGGTGGCAC
This sequence is a window from Myxococcales bacterium. Protein-coding genes within it:
- the rplV gene encoding 50S ribosomal protein L22; this encodes MISRANANFQRISVRKARVIINLVRGRDAAEALQLLDFVPKAASPVVKKLLASAIANAKVKRPDLDVDSLYVSHASADKASTQAMRRWRPRAMGRATRIEKGVSHIRIELDAR